In a genomic window of Rhinopithecus roxellana isolate Shanxi Qingling chromosome 2, ASM756505v1, whole genome shotgun sequence:
- the MRFAP1 gene encoding MORF4 family-associated protein 1, with amino-acid sequence MRPLDIVELAEPEEVEVLEPEEDFEQFLLPVINEMREDIASLTREHGRAYLRNRSKLWEMDNMLIQIKTQVEASEESALNHLQNPGDAAEGRAAKRCEKAEEKAKEIAKMAEMLVELVRRIEKSESS; translated from the coding sequence ATGCGGCCCCTGGACATCGTCGAGCTGGCGGAACCGGAGGAAGTGGAGGTGCTGGAGCCGGAGGAGGATTTCGAGCAGTTTCTGCTCCCGGTCATCAACGAGATGCGCGAGGACATCGCGTCGCTGACGCGCGAGCACGGGCGGGCGTACCTGCGGAACCGGAGCAAGCTGTGGGAGATGGACAATATGCTCATCCAGATCAAAACGCAGGTGGAGGCCTCGGAGGAGAGCGCCCTCAACCACCTCCAGAACCCGGGCGACGCGGCCGAGGGCCGGGCGGCCAAGAGGTGCGAGAAGGCGGAGGAGAAGGCCAAGGAGATCGCGAAGATGGCAGAGATGCTGGTGGAGCTGGTCCGGCGGATAGAGAAGAGCGAGTCGTCGTGA